In Shouchella patagoniensis, the following are encoded in one genomic region:
- a CDS encoding carboxymuconolactone decarboxylase family protein: MMQYKKGVGSFEEKMPIFAEKYNEFTEQCFKEGALSKKHKQLIALGMSIQAQDEYCIIYHTKGCIDNGASEEELLETISVATAFGSGAALSQGATLVQEAYRELGKNIQ, translated from the coding sequence ATGATGCAATATAAAAAGGGTGTTGGCTCATTTGAAGAAAAGATGCCAATTTTTGCAGAAAAGTATAATGAATTTACCGAACAATGTTTTAAAGAAGGGGCACTTTCTAAGAAGCATAAGCAACTTATTGCTCTTGGAATGAGTATTCAGGCACAAGATGAGTACTGTATTATTTATCATACAAAAGGATGTATTGACAACGGTGCTTCGGAAGAAGAACTGTTGGAAACCATTTCAGTGGCAACGGCATTTGGGAGTGGCGCTGCACTTAGTCAAGGTGCCACATTGGTGCAAGAAGCTTATCGTGAACTAGGTAAGAATATTCAATAA
- a CDS encoding ABC transporter substrate-binding protein has product MNKMMYIIVAFILVLAACGTNGEEQEQDNAHELGTTDEVSYTVKDARGVDLTFEEPPETIISILPSNTEIVFELGQGEKVIGVSDTDVYPEAVQNIEVVAEYQNINVERMLELDPDIIFGFDYGNDEMAPLEEVGLPVYAIDGASSMEDIFSDIQGIADALAISEDGEALVTDMQDELEEIADTVAEVDERSIYFEISPSPDIWTLGTGTFQHEMIEAAGLHNVFDDVENWFGVSDEQVIERNPELIFTTVHYTDGDPLEEIRNRAGWESIDAIVNNELELMPPDIMDRPGPRIVEAVRTLAETAYPNLF; this is encoded by the coding sequence ATGAATAAAATGATGTACATAATAGTCGCCTTCATCCTTGTGTTAGCCGCATGTGGGACTAACGGAGAAGAGCAAGAACAGGACAACGCGCATGAGTTAGGTACAACAGATGAAGTGTCTTATACTGTTAAAGATGCACGAGGTGTAGATCTAACGTTTGAAGAGCCTCCAGAAACGATTATTTCTATTCTTCCAAGTAATACGGAAATTGTGTTTGAATTGGGCCAAGGCGAAAAAGTCATTGGAGTCTCTGATACAGATGTCTATCCCGAGGCTGTACAAAACATTGAAGTCGTTGCTGAGTACCAAAACATTAATGTAGAGCGTATGTTAGAGCTTGATCCTGACATTATTTTTGGTTTTGATTATGGTAATGATGAAATGGCTCCATTAGAAGAGGTAGGTTTGCCCGTATATGCCATTGATGGGGCTTCCAGTATGGAAGATATTTTTTCTGATATCCAAGGAATTGCTGATGCTTTAGCTATTTCTGAAGATGGAGAAGCTCTTGTGACAGATATGCAAGATGAACTGGAAGAAATCGCTGATACAGTTGCAGAGGTCGACGAACGATCGATCTATTTTGAAATAAGTCCTTCGCCAGACATTTGGACATTAGGTACAGGAACATTTCAACACGAGATGATAGAAGCAGCTGGGCTACATAATGTGTTTGATGACGTAGAAAATTGGTTTGGTGTTAGTGACGAGCAAGTAATTGAGCGTAATCCAGAACTTATTTTTACGACTGTTCATTACACAGATGGAGATCCTCTTGAAGAAATACGCAATAGGGCTGGGTGGGAGTCCATTGATGCGATTGTAAATAACGAACTTGAATTAATGCCACCTGATATAATGGATCGTCCAGGGCCAAGAATTGTTGAAGCGGTAAGAACTTTGGCTGAAACTGCTTACCCAAATTTGTTTTAA
- a CDS encoding MetQ/NlpA family ABC transporter substrate-binding protein — protein sequence MKSFLKTIGVLGVSFTLVACGSDDNSDENTNNGGSNGDEGEEETTTIRISASNIPHAEILEEAEPILEEQGIELDIQIAQDYVLPNMALADGEIDANYFQHRPYLTSEMEEKGYDFEEAGAIHVEPIGLYSQDYDDLNDLPDGATVMMSNSVADQGRILSLLQDYGVITLEEGVTVEATEADIIDNPKNLEFNMGPDAEFLPQAYESNEAEVVAINSNYALGAGISPVDEAIAIEDEENPYVNLIVVQSGDENNEAIQALVDVLKSDEIQSFIEEQYQGAVIPAE from the coding sequence ATGAAGTCATTTTTAAAAACAATTGGAGTTTTAGGGGTGTCATTTACGCTTGTAGCATGTGGATCAGATGATAATAGTGACGAGAACACAAACAATGGTGGGAGTAATGGTGACGAGGGTGAAGAAGAAACAACGACGATTCGAATTAGTGCGTCAAATATACCTCACGCGGAAATTCTAGAAGAAGCGGAACCGATCTTAGAAGAGCAAGGAATTGAATTAGACATTCAAATAGCGCAAGACTATGTCTTACCAAATATGGCGTTAGCTGATGGTGAAATCGACGCCAATTATTTTCAACATCGTCCATATTTAACAAGTGAAATGGAAGAAAAAGGGTATGACTTTGAAGAAGCAGGTGCGATTCACGTTGAACCAATCGGTCTTTATTCTCAGGATTATGACGATTTAAACGATCTTCCAGATGGAGCAACAGTAATGATGAGTAATTCTGTAGCGGATCAAGGCAGAATTCTTTCGCTCTTGCAAGACTATGGAGTAATAACACTTGAAGAAGGCGTTACAGTAGAAGCTACTGAAGCTGATATTATTGATAATCCAAAAAACCTTGAGTTTAATATGGGACCAGACGCTGAGTTCTTGCCTCAAGCGTATGAATCAAATGAAGCTGAGGTTGTTGCGATTAACTCAAATTATGCATTGGGTGCAGGGATCTCACCTGTAGACGAAGCAATTGCAATTGAAGACGAAGAAAATCCTTATGTGAATCTAATAGTCGTACAAAGTGGAGATGAGAACAATGAAGCAATTCAAGCTCTTGTTGACGTGCTGAAGTCTGATGAAATTCAATCATTTATAGAAGAACAATACCAAGGTGCTGTTATTCCAGCTGAATAG
- a CDS encoding methionine ABC transporter permease — MLEQWFPNVIWDNFWQATYETIYMTVISAVATFILGIMLGLFLYLTAKGNPWQNRFFYSLVGAVVNIFRSIPFIILIILLIPFTRAIVGSMFGPSAALPALIIGAAPFYARMVEIALREVDRGVVEASQAMGSSNGHIIFKVLLPESMPALVSGITVTTVALIGYTAMAGTIGAGGLGTLAFQQGFQRTNTDVMIIATIIILAIVFLFQWIGDYVANRLDKR; from the coding sequence ATGCTTGAACAATGGTTTCCAAATGTAATATGGGATAATTTTTGGCAAGCAACATACGAGACAATCTATATGACTGTTATATCTGCTGTTGCTACATTTATTTTAGGAATCATGCTAGGCTTATTTCTTTATTTGACAGCAAAAGGGAACCCATGGCAAAATCGGTTTTTCTATTCGTTAGTTGGGGCAGTCGTTAATATCTTTCGCTCCATTCCATTTATTATATTGATCATTTTGCTAATTCCATTTACGAGAGCAATTGTTGGGAGTATGTTTGGACCAAGTGCTGCTTTACCAGCATTAATAATTGGGGCTGCACCATTCTATGCTCGGATGGTTGAAATTGCTTTACGCGAAGTTGACCGTGGTGTTGTAGAAGCTTCACAGGCTATGGGATCGTCAAATGGGCATATTATCTTTAAAGTACTATTACCAGAATCTATGCCTGCTCTTGTATCAGGAATTACGGTTACAACGGTTGCTTTAATTGGGTATACAGCTATGGCCGGAACGATTGGCGCGGGTGGCTTAGGGACTCTTGCTTTCCAACAAGGGTTTCAGCGCACGAATACCGACGTTATGATTATCGCGACGATTATTATTTTAGCTATCGTATTTTTGTTTCAATGGATTGGTGATTATGTCGCTAATCGTTTAGACAAACGATAA
- a CDS encoding methionine ABC transporter ATP-binding protein: MISLKEISKTYNSKSGTVHAVNNVNLSIEEGQIFGVIGYSGAGKSTLIRLLNLLELPTSGKVEMDGLELSKLSSKELRMARQKIGMIFQHFNLLWSRTVKQNISFPLEVAKVSTEERKKRVEELIDLVGLRGRENNFPSQLSGGQKQRVGIARALANNPKVLLCDEATSALDPKTTDSILDLLLDINKKLNLTIVLITHEMHVIQKVCHRVAVMESGQVVEEGPVIDVFRRPKEEITKEFVKQLASSDEDEDALWKMLDDQVEGQIVSLTFVGNPVEEQLVTDLIRRFPIDVSILQGKISKLQEGSFGKLYLRLSGDSLKITEALAYIRSEEVEVEVMEHA; this comes from the coding sequence ATGATTTCGTTAAAGGAAATCAGTAAAACATATAATTCGAAGTCTGGAACGGTGCACGCAGTAAACAACGTAAATTTATCTATTGAAGAGGGACAAATCTTTGGAGTAATTGGGTACAGCGGAGCTGGGAAGAGTACATTAATTCGCTTATTGAATTTGCTAGAGTTGCCAACTTCGGGTAAAGTTGAAATGGATGGTTTGGAGTTATCCAAGTTATCGTCTAAGGAACTTCGAATGGCCAGACAGAAAATCGGTATGATTTTTCAACACTTTAACTTGCTTTGGTCAAGGACGGTTAAGCAAAATATTTCTTTTCCATTGGAAGTGGCTAAAGTATCAACAGAGGAAAGAAAGAAACGTGTGGAAGAGTTAATAGATCTTGTCGGTTTAAGAGGTCGAGAAAACAACTTCCCATCTCAACTAAGTGGTGGCCAGAAACAACGTGTCGGCATTGCACGAGCGCTTGCAAATAATCCGAAGGTTTTACTATGTGATGAGGCTACATCTGCGCTGGATCCAAAAACAACGGACTCTATTCTCGATTTGTTATTAGATATAAATAAGAAATTAAATTTAACTATTGTCCTCATTACACATGAGATGCATGTTATACAAAAGGTCTGTCATCGAGTTGCGGTAATGGAAAGCGGTCAAGTTGTAGAAGAGGGACCGGTTATCGATGTATTTAGACGACCTAAAGAAGAGATTACTAAGGAATTTGTAAAGCAGCTTGCTAGTAGCGATGAAGATGAAGATGCTTTATGGAAAATGCTTGACGACCAAGTAGAAGGACAAATCGTTTCACTTACATTTGTTGGTAACCCGGTTGAAGAACAACTCGTAACTGATTTAATTCGCCGTTTTCCGATCGATGTTTCGATTTTGCAAGGTAAAATTTCTAAGTTGCAGGAAGGGTCCTTTGGTAAACTCTATTTACGTTTATCTGGAGATTCATTAAAAATTACTGAGGCTTTAGCTTACATCCGTTCCGAAGAAGTTGAAGTGGAGGTGATGGAGCATGCTTGA
- a CDS encoding MFS transporter yields MALGHTFFVKPVKSYNRTIRYFLLSSIAFNTAMGIFMVMYPFYIRELGYSDHLNGQVIAFQAAATAIALLPAGILGDRYGRKRMLMIGSIMLAISFAIRSFSSTEMPLLFGAGLTGFFFAFLQVSAIPLLAENSKEKQRVKLFALHAALMMGANVIGHLFSGTLADLLYQFSAMTMLQAVQLTLILAFFLAAISFFPLLKVKDGEQGKGIIKVAEVANHSPKSEEWKIIALFAVSSLLIGFGSGLVIPYLNLYFNDRFDLNYSAIGLVLSLGQGMTVIAMLIGPKVVNRFGEVKAVFLLQMGSIPFLLLTAFTNVLWFAIIGFLFRQALMNAGNPIQAALVMKLIHPRMRGTANSVTQMVFQLGWALMGPVSMGIVAAYGAYNGYAIVFVITACLYVLGSVFFLLVFKKKVEKHMKSKTA; encoded by the coding sequence ATGGCATTAGGACATACGTTTTTTGTTAAACCGGTTAAATCGTACAATCGTACAATTCGTTATTTTTTATTGTCATCAATTGCATTTAATACAGCAATGGGCATTTTTATGGTGATGTATCCTTTCTATATTAGGGAGTTGGGCTATAGCGATCATTTAAATGGACAAGTCATTGCTTTTCAAGCAGCCGCGACAGCGATTGCTTTACTTCCGGCGGGAATATTAGGGGATCGATATGGTCGAAAACGAATGTTAATGATTGGATCGATTATGTTGGCGATAAGTTTTGCGATTCGTTCGTTTAGTTCAACCGAAATGCCTCTTTTGTTTGGAGCGGGGTTAACTGGCTTTTTTTTCGCTTTTTTACAAGTATCAGCGATTCCTCTATTGGCAGAGAATTCAAAAGAAAAGCAAAGAGTGAAATTGTTTGCTTTGCACGCGGCTCTTATGATGGGTGCAAACGTAATAGGGCATCTTTTTAGTGGTACGTTGGCTGATCTGTTATATCAATTTTCCGCAATGACAATGCTGCAAGCCGTTCAGCTTACTCTAATCTTAGCTTTTTTCTTGGCGGCAATTTCCTTTTTTCCGTTACTTAAAGTGAAAGATGGGGAGCAAGGTAAAGGTATAATAAAAGTTGCAGAGGTAGCTAACCACTCTCCGAAAAGCGAAGAGTGGAAAATTATTGCTTTGTTTGCTGTTTCGAGTTTACTCATTGGGTTTGGTTCAGGACTGGTTATTCCTTACTTAAACTTGTATTTTAATGATCGTTTTGATTTAAATTATTCCGCAATTGGTCTTGTATTATCACTAGGGCAAGGTATGACAGTCATAGCGATGTTGATTGGACCAAAGGTCGTTAATCGATTTGGTGAAGTGAAAGCTGTCTTCTTGTTGCAGATGGGCTCAATTCCCTTTTTACTATTAACTGCATTTACAAATGTGCTTTGGTTTGCAATTATTGGGTTTTTATTTAGGCAAGCATTAATGAATGCCGGAAATCCGATTCAAGCTGCTCTAGTTATGAAGTTAATTCATCCACGCATGCGGGGAACTGCGAATTCGGTCACGCAAATGGTGTTTCAATTAGGCTGGGCTTTAATGGGACCTGTATCAATGGGAATTGTCGCTGCATATGGTGCATATAATGGGTATGCAATTGTCTTCGTCATTACAGCTTGTTTATATGTATTAGGTTCCGTTTTTTTCTTACTCGTTTTTAAAAAGAAGGTCGAGAAACATATGAAGTCAAAAACAGCTTAG
- a CDS encoding DUF2553 family protein, with the protein MERVNVTQKVVAKYEEGRLKLYMDGSIIGEVIETNHGLQHSMYDGFSFEQDQIFQLQNENWDQVQSFIEDSWH; encoded by the coding sequence ATGGAGAGAGTGAATGTCACCCAAAAGGTTGTCGCAAAGTATGAAGAAGGTCGTTTAAAACTTTACATGGACGGTTCAATAATTGGTGAAGTAATTGAAACAAATCACGGTTTACAACATTCAATGTACGATGGTTTCTCATTTGAACAAGATCAAATTTTTCAGCTACAAAACGAAAATTGGGATCAAGTTCAATCGTTTATTGAAGATAGTTGGCACTAA
- the gcvH gene encoding glycine cleavage system protein GcvH, giving the protein MSNLPKELKYSEEHEWVKTEGNKVRIGITDFAQSELGDIVFVELPEVGDEIEADEPFGSVESVKTVSELYAPINGTVVEVNEDLDDSPEFVNESPYEKAWMIVVEPADEGEVEKLMSAEEYSEMINEED; this is encoded by the coding sequence ATGAGCAACTTACCTAAAGAATTAAAGTACTCTGAAGAGCATGAATGGGTAAAAACTGAAGGGAATAAAGTGCGTATTGGCATAACTGATTTCGCTCAGTCTGAACTCGGTGATATCGTATTTGTTGAGCTCCCTGAAGTTGGTGACGAGATTGAAGCGGACGAGCCATTTGGAAGTGTAGAATCTGTAAAGACAGTTTCTGAACTATATGCACCTATTAATGGTACGGTCGTTGAAGTCAACGAAGATCTTGATGATTCTCCTGAATTCGTCAACGAATCGCCTTATGAAAAAGCATGGATGATTGTTGTAGAGCCTGCTGATGAGGGTGAAGTTGAAAAACTTATGTCAGCTGAAGAATACAGTGAAATGATAAATGAAGAAGACTAA
- a CDS encoding arsenate reductase family protein, which translates to MSLTMYEYPKCGTCRNAKKWFSEKGIEVEAIHIVDSPPSASELKELHANSGLELKAFFNTSGKKYRELDLKSKLPNMNDEEKYQLLASDGMLIKRPIVTDGKKVSLGFKQDQFDYLWL; encoded by the coding sequence ATGAGTTTAACTATGTATGAATACCCAAAATGTGGGACATGTCGTAATGCGAAAAAGTGGTTTAGTGAGAAAGGTATTGAAGTCGAAGCGATTCACATTGTAGATTCTCCACCATCTGCATCTGAATTAAAAGAATTACACGCAAATAGCGGATTAGAACTCAAAGCATTTTTTAATACAAGCGGAAAAAAATACCGTGAGTTGGATTTAAAATCTAAATTGCCAAATATGAATGATGAAGAAAAGTATCAATTACTTGCTTCTGATGGAATGTTAATTAAGCGTCCGATTGTGACAGATGGGAAAAAAGTAAGCCTTGGATTTAAACAAGATCAGTTTGATTACCTATGGCTATAA